From one Eptesicus fuscus isolate TK198812 chromosome 3, DD_ASM_mEF_20220401, whole genome shotgun sequence genomic stretch:
- the CD200 gene encoding OX-2 membrane glycoprotein isoform X3, with the protein MVTFSKEHGVVVQQAYKDKMNITELGLQNTTITFWNTTLDDEGCYKCLFNTFGSGKISGIACLTLFVQPTVFVHYKLSEDHLNVTCSANARPAPAISWKVAGSGMDNSTEIITHPNGTTSVISVLHIKDPKNQMGKEVICQVLHLGNMTYFGQTVNKGFWFSVPLLLSIVSLVILLILISILLYWKRHRTQDRDRS; encoded by the exons ATGGTCACTTTCAGCAAGGAACATGGGGTCGTGGTCCAGCAGGCCTATAAGGATAAGATGAACATAACCGAGCTGGGACTTCAGAACACAACCATAACCTTCTGGAATACCACTCTGGACGACGAGGGGTGTTACAAGTGTCTCTTCAATACCTTCGGTTCCGGGAAGATTTCAGGAATAGCCTGCCTCACCCTCTTTG TGCAGCCCACAGTATTCGTTCACTATAAATTATCCGAAGACCACCTAAATGTCACTTGCTCTGCCAATGCCCGCCCAGCCCCTGCAATCTCCTGGAAGGTCGCTGGGTCAGGAATGGACAACAGTACTGAGATTATCACACACCCCAATGGGACCACGTCTGTCATCAGTGTCCTCCACATCAAAGACCCCAAGAATCAGATGGGGAAGGAGGTGATCTGCCAGGTGCTGCACTTGGGGAATATGACCTACTTCGGGCAAACTGTGAACAAAG GTTTTTGGTTTTCAGTTCCACTGCTCTTAAGTATTGTTTCCCTGGTAATTCTTCTGATCCTAATCTCAATCTTACTATACTGGAAACGTCATCGGACCCAAGACAGAG ACCGCAgttga